The Ziziphus jujuba cultivar Dongzao chromosome 7, ASM3175591v1 genome includes a region encoding these proteins:
- the LOC132804449 gene encoding UPF0481 protein At3g47200-like — translation MEEVTTHNIPRPRIVAACARVPRDPPPIMNISPEILEPDQEDTRSWIIYKVPNKLREIRPAAYTPQIVSIGPFHHGKSNLKAMEHYKDKYAKEFLEQSFCNHIKQEDLMNELKKEDGKLVERIKRSYEEDSFEPENEKKYWTDKIPMILQDAFFIFELFFRNHETQPPDREDDEKKKQRAEKIKKIFRDYIWRSPWVKAAIKQDLILLENQLPFFVLTHLFDSIFKHRSKDIDGIPDYLPELKNNEGEPCDFLIQVTYEFFIDYYRFGKPCPKESSENKPLFKYSGQEKKQLVSEMKHIKHFTDLIRKFMCDETVEYPKSSEALTHCLYSAKQLDNAGVMFGRPKDATYLASINTWPDVKDDDKCYQWWNGRGCCWLNGCCWINCLQLKIPQLKVQDNTECIFRNVMALEQFVYPDEPRICNYIFLLDQLIDTVEDVDLLVDKRIIENWLGTNKAVAALVNKLCDHIVTPHFLYTDICDKLNKHQTKRLNVARSTLKRVYFKDIWTGSGTVVGLVFLVFSHQESLLCMR, via the coding sequence ATGGAAGAAGTGACCACACACAATATTCCAAGGCCAAGAATTGTAGCGGCGTGTGCGAGGGTGCCCCGTGATCCGCCTCCTATCATGAATATTAGTCCAGAGATATTGGAACCTGACCAGGAAGATACACGTAGTTGGATCATCTACAAGGTTCCCAATAAGCTTCGGGAGATACGCCCAGCAGCCTACACTCCGCAAATAGTGTCAATTGGGCCTTTTCACCATGGCAAATCAAACTTGAAGGCCATGGAACATTATAAAGACAAGTATGCGAAAGAATTCCTGGAGCAATCCTTCTGTAATCATATTAAGCAGGAGGATTTGATGAACGAATTGAAGAAAGAAGATGGGAAACTGGTAGAAAGAATCAAGCGCAGCTATGAAGAAGATAGCTTTGAGCCTGAGAATGAGAAAAAGTACTGGACGGACAAGATCCCCATGATTTTGCAAGATGCCTTCTTCATCTTTGAGCTCTTCTTTAGAAACCACGAAACTCAGCCTCCCGATAGAGAAGACgatgagaagaagaagcaaagggcagaaaaaataaaaaaaatattcaggGACTACATATGGAGAAGTCCATGGGTTAAGGCAGCTATAAAACAGGACTTGATTTTGCTGGAAAATCAGCTCCCCTTTTTTGTTCTCACTCATCTGTTCGATTCCATCTTCAAACATCGGTCCAAAGACATTGATGGTATCCCTGATTATCTACCAGAACTGAAGAATAATGAAGGTGAACCGTGCGATTTCTTAATACAAGTTACCTAtgaattcttcattgattattaCAGGTTTGGAAAACCTTGCCCCAAGGAGAGTTCCGAAAATAAACCTCTGTTCAAGTACTCCGGGCAGGAAAAGAAACAATTGGTGAGTGAAATGAAACATATCAAACATTTCACCGATTTGATTAGAAAGTTTATGTGCGACGAAACAGTCGAGTATCCCAAGAGTTCTGAAGCTTTGACCCACTGTCTCTACTCTGCAAAGCAACTGGATAATGCAGGGGTGATGTTTGGGCGTCCAAAGGATGCTACATATTTGGCTAGCATAAACACTTGGCCTGATGTTAAGGATGATGATAAGTGCTATCAGTGGTGGAATGGCCGCGGTTGCTGTTGGTTGAATGGTTGCTGTTGGATTAATTGTTTGCAATTGAAAATACCCCAACTGAAGGTCCAAGACAACACAGAGTGCATTTTCAGAAACGTCATGGCGTTGGAGCAATTTGTCTATCCAGATGAGCCTCGTATCTGCAATTACATTTTTCTGCTGGATCAACTAATCGACACTGTTGAAGATGTGGATTTGCTGGTTGACAAGAGAATCATTGAGAATTGGCTTGGCACCAACAAGGCCGTGGCTGCCTTGGTTAACAAACTCTGCGACCATATTGTGACACCGCATTTCTTGTATACTGATATCTGTGACAAACTTAACAAGCATCAAACCAAAAGATTGAATGTTGCCAGGTCAACCCTCAAGAGGGTTTACTTCAAGGATATTTGGACTGGCAGTGGAACTGTTGTTGGGCTTGTTTTCCTTGTATTCTCCCATCAAGAATCTCTTCTTTGTATGaggtaa